One window of Drosophila busckii strain San Diego stock center, stock number 13000-0081.31 chromosome 3L, ASM1175060v1, whole genome shotgun sequence genomic DNA carries:
- the LOC108599377 gene encoding putative uncharacterized protein DDB_G0286829 produces the protein MKGFASLLFIVLLANAWRVESCQPPPPPRPRPPKVISNSENNIANNNNVNNKNDVDNENKSNNTNNLVGVNNNPINIVFGSFGAQRRSLAKKHKGLKLKVVLHYK, from the exons ATGAAGGGCTTTGCTTCACTATTGTTTATCGTGCTTTTGGCAAATGCCTGGAGAGTTGAATCGTGtcaaccaccaccaccaccgagACCACGACCACCAAAAGTAATTTCTAATAGCGAAAATAacattgcaaataataataacgttaataacaaaaacgatgttgataatgaaaataaatctaaCAATACTAACAATCTTGTTGGTGTAAATAACAATCcgattaatattgtttttggaAGTTTTGGAGCCCAAAG AAGAAGTCTTGCCAAGAAGCACAAAGGATTAAAGCTTAAGGTAGTCCTGCACTATAAATGA